The Terriglobia bacterium genomic interval CAGGTACATGGCCAGCAAGGGCGCGATCTGCGGATGGGCGAGCGCCTCCGCCAGGGTCTTGAGGTTGAACCGGCGACTCTGAGCCCGGCCCCGGGCAACTTCGGTCAACGATTCCGGCAGCTTGAAGTAGGCGAAAACGAGGTTAAGGCCTGCCAGTGCCGAGGCGAGCAGTACGGGCTTGTTGTAGCCATACGGGGCGAGCAATCCGCCGATGGCGGGGCCGAGGATAAAGCCCAACCCGAACGCGGCCCCAATCAGTCCCATGCCCTTGGCTCTCCCCTCGGGAGGGGTCAAATCCGCGATGTAAGCCTGGGTCGTCGGGATGATGGCGCCTGCGATCCCTGCGACCATCCGGCCGATAAACAGGGCCGGGAGGGTTCCGGCCAGGCCGAAGATCAAAAACCCGCCGCAGGAGCCCGCGAGACTGATCATGATGAGGGGCCGCCGGCCGTAACGATCCGACAGCCGTCCCCAGATCGGCGTGAAAAGAAACTGCATTAGGGAATAGCTCGCTGATAGCAGCCCGATCGTGAAGGGAGATGCGCCAAAGCTCTCGGCGTAGTATGGGAGCAACGGCAGGACGATGCCAAATCCCACGAGATCAACAAATACCGTTAAAAAAATAATCGCTAGCGGCGAGCGTTTCATAAGTGTTAAACGATACCAGAAAGAAATGGCGGATGACCAATGATACAAGCATGATGGATGAGGGGTGACGGATGACGGATGTTGCGGACGTTGTTTTTTTTGATGCGGCGGGAACTTTGTTCAAGGTGAAGGGTTCTGTGGGGGAGGTCTACAGCCGCATCGCCGGAAATTATGGGGTCACTGCCGCCCCGGCAGCAGTAGAAGCGGCCTTCCGGGCAGCTTTCCACGCCAAGTCCCTCCAGGGTCTCTCACCAGGACAAAACGGCATTCGGGCTGAAAAAGCATGGTGGATGGATATTGTGCGCCAGGTCTTTGCCAGCCGGATGTCTCCGGAAGTTCTGAGTGAATACTTCGAGGAACTTTTCGCGGCCTTCAGGAGTGCGCGCGCATGGACGCTCTATGATGACACGCGCACGTGCCTGGAGCGGCTGCGCTCGCGAGGCTATCGACTGGCAGTGATTTCCAATTTTGATTCGCGCCTCTTCGATATCCTGGCCAACCTCGAGATCGATTCCTTTTTCGAGCAGGTGGTGCTTTCATGGCATGTGGCTGCGGCCAAGCCTGATCCGGCCATCTTCCGCGGGGCGCTGGATGCCATGAATGCAGCCGCTCCCAGGGCTCTGCACGTGGGTGACTCCCTGCACGAGGATGTTGCTGGTGCAATAGCTGCCGGGATGCCGGTGGCTCTTCTCGATCGCGACGGAAGACACCACAACTGGAGTGCAGGACCCCGCCTGGAGAACCTGCACGAACTCTTGAAACTTCTTCGCCGGGAATAAAAATCTCAACGCAGAGAACGCCGAGACCGCAGAGAAACACAGTAACATCTCTGGGCCCTCAGCGTTGAGATTTTGCTTTTCCAGGCCCGCTTTATTGGATGAGCATTTTGAGAAACAGCAGCCCTTCGCGTGCCGGCTCATGGTCCGGTTTCAGTTTGCAGGCCGCCTCGAATTCTTCCCGCGCCTTGTTGAACATCTCCAGGGCGATGTAGCTGCGGCCCAGGTTGCAGTGGGCGTCATGCGGGTTTTCGTAGCGCTTGGCCCGAATCGCCTTTTGCAGCCACGGGATGGCCTCCTCGTGCTCCGACTTTTCGATCAGATAAGCGCCGATGTCGTTGTATGGATTGCCGAAGTCGGGATCGATCTGGATTGCGTTCTTGCACTCGGCGATGGCGTCGTCCAGCTTTCCCTGTTCGCTGTAGGTCCACGCCAGAAAGGTGTGGGCTTCAGCCGTGGGGAAAGCCAGGATGGAACGCCGATAAAGCTCAATTGCGGTTTCGAACTCTCCCTCCATCTGATACTCATAAGCTTCTTTGAAAAGATCCTGAGCGATGGCGAGGTATTCCTTCTCTTCCATTGTTTCAATACACCTGCCGTGATTTGTTGAGGAGATAAAATCTCGCCCCTATCTTACCACTGCCGGTCTCGCCCGCCAAGGAATCCTCAGCAAGCATGGAATGCGCCAAACACACGACGACCCCTTCGTGGGTTTCGCAATTTCGTGGTTGCTAAAAAAGAGTGAGGGCAGCGCCCCCGAGAGCCCGGTTCCGCTGCAACATGCCTCGGAACTGGGGTTGCTGCCCTCACATGCCGGGCAGGACCTGACACCCGTTGCAGGCCCTGTCATCAACGCCGCACGGCCGGCCCGAGCTCCGGCTGTGGCGTCAGGATAATTCGAAGGCCAGGAACAGGCTCTGGCCGTTGCGTACCAGCCTCAATCTGACGGTATCTCCGCTCTTCAGATTCCGAGTTGCCGCCACGAGCTCGGACGCATTGTTTACGGTCATCTGGTTGATGCCCCGAATCACGTCGCCGGCTTGCAGGCCGGCTTCCTCTGCCGGGCTGCCGGGCCGCACCTCGGTCACGAGAGCTCCTGTAGTGGAGGAAAGATGCATCTGTCGGGCCGCCTCAGGAGTGATGTTCTCCACCGTAACCCCCAGCTTGCCGTGCTCCTGGGCACTGGAGGCAGGAAAGCTCTCGGCAACGTCCGCGGGTCTCTCCCCAACCATCACTTCGAGGGACATTTCCTTGCCGTCGCGAAGAAGCTTCAGGCTGGCGGAATCGCCGACTTTGGTTTCCGCGACCGCGAGTGACAGATCGTTGGAGCTGTGTATCTGCTTGCCGTTGTACTCCAGAATCACGTCCCCGGGCCGCACGCCGGCTTTGGCCGCAGGTCCGTTATTTACTACTTCCGCCACCAGAGCGCCCTTGTCCGGGCTCAGGTTGAAGCTTTTGGCCAGCTCCGGGGTCATGCTTTGAATGGTGACTCCGAGATAGCCGCGCGTGACCTTGCCGTTCTTTACGATCTGGCTGTAAACCTTGGTTGCCATGGATACGGGGATGGCAAACCCGATGCCCTGGAATCCTCCGTTGTCGCTGGCAATCATAGTGTTGATGCCGACCACCTCGCCATTGAGGTTCACCAGCGGACCGCCGCTGTTGCCGGGATTGATGGCCGCATCCGTCTGCAGGAAGTTGTCATACGGACCGGCGCCGATCACGCGCCCCTTGGCACTGATGATTCCCGCAGTCATGGTCTTCTGCAGGCCGAACGGGCTGCCGAAAGCCAGCACCCAGTCTCCGACTTGAATCTGGTCGGAGTTGCCAAGTTTCAGCGTCGAAAAGCCCGATCCATTTATTTTCAGCACTGCGATATCCGTCTGAGGATCGGTTCCCACCACTTTCGCACCCAGCACCCGGCCGTCGTCCAGCTTGACCTTGATCGAGGATGCATGCTCCACCACGTGGTGGTTCGTCAGGATGTACCCATTGGAATCAACCACGAAACCCGAGCCCAGGCTCTTCTGCTTCAAGTCACGTGGCATCTGCCTGTTGAAGAAGCCGAACGGATCCTGGCCGCCGAAAAACTGCTGGAATGGATCGCTCATCGCCGAGCTGGCGTTGTGGATGATCTGCTCGGTGTTAATATTGACCACAGCGCCTTCGACTTCTTTGGCCACCCCTTCAAAGCCCTTGCTCAGCTCTACGGGATTGTTGGCACTCGTGACCGCAGCCCCCGAGGCGGAACTGGACGCGCCCATTTCGTAGGCCGCACGGAAGCCCAGAGCCCCGCCCAGAATCAGCAAAACCATTGCCAGACCCAAGCCAAACCCGCGCCCAAATCCGGGCTGGACAATCTTCTTGCCCTGGAAGATCTTTCTCACAGTAAACATTTTCTTTTCCCTCCCCTTACATAGAATTGCTCCGGCCGGATTCCCGGCCGCATCCGCCCGTGGTATAGGCATGATGTGTGCCAATCGAGGTTGATTCTTTTAACTGATTTTAATGCAGGCATTTATGGATGATATTGGCGGGATTTAAGAACCGTCAGGCCTGTCGCAATCATGCAGTACAAAAGCGAGAGTCTTTCGTAACGCTATGAAAACATGATGATTGCAGCCCATGTGGCAGGTCTGCGCATCCTGTGGCAAAAACGCCCGAGATTCCCGTTCTACGGGATGTCATTCACCTTCCCGGGTGTTTGCCACTTCAATCCATCGTCCCTGCTTTTTCTCAAACAGGACAATGCGTCCGTCTTCCGTCGCTTCGCGTTCGAGCGACGAACAGTTGCAGTAGCTGAAAAAGTTCTTTACCTCCACGCGCGAGTTTCGCACACGTTCAAAAGAGGGAGTTGTGTCCAAACCGCATATTTGCGAAAAAGAGGGTCCAAAATCGAGATTGAGGGGGTTTATTGGAGCTCATCTTTGTCGAATCTGTTGGCCAAATAGGTCTTGCGTCGGTCCGACCCCATTTCGCTGCTTCGACCACATGCAGCCAGCTGCAATGCCACGACGATGGCAAGCAATGCCAAGCCAGCAATCTCCTCCAATCTGAGCTTGAAAATCATATCGCGGCTCCTGACAATCGTTGAATGAAGCTAGTCCATGCAGAAGTCTCCACCAAAGACGTAATAACTTGTGCCCCGATATTTGCGGTCTGCTGTCTGAGGGTCCTTGATATAAGTTTATGATGCATCTTTGTTGGTAACCTTGCTCCAGCCGGGCTTGGGAGTCAGGGCGATCAGGGCTCGATGGTGCGCTCGATGCGGCGATAGAGGGTGCGTCTGTCGATGCCGAGGATCTCGGCGGCGCGGGAGATGTTGCCGTTGGTGGCTTCGATCACTTCCTGGATGTAACGGTCCTCCATTTCGGCCAGCGTCGGCCAGGCCCCCTCCCGTGCCTGGGGCGGCTTCGTCTTCGAGACCTGGATCTCTTCCGGGAGATCCTCGAGCGCAAATACTCCCGAGGTGTTGAGCGCCACGGCGCGCTCCACCACGTTTTCCAGCTGCCTGACGTTTCCGGGCCACGAATAGCCTTCCAGATATGACAGCACCTCCGGATGAACCGCCAGGGTTTTGCCCTGCCGCGCGGAGTACTTCTTCAGGAAGAAATCAAACAACAGCGGCAGGTCGGACATCCGGTTGCGCAAAGCCGGCAGTTCGATGGTGACGACCTTGAGCCGATAGTAGAGATCCTCGCGGAACTCTTTCCGTTCCACCAGGTCCGTCAAATCGCGATGGGTGGCCGCGATGATGCGCACATCCACATGAGCTGCTGTGGTGCTGCCCACGGGCATGATTTCTCCCGACTCCAGCACCCGCAGAAGCTTCGATTGCATCGCCGGAGTTGTGTCCCCGATCTCGTCGAGAAACACCGTGCCGCGGTCGGCGACTTCAAAGATGCCCGGCTTGGAAGCGGTCGCACCCGTGAACGAGCCTTTGACGTGACCGAACAGTTCGCTCTCGAGAAGAGTCTCGGCTACCGAGGCGCAGTTGACGGCCTGGAACGGCTTCTCCTTCCGGTGGCCCAGCCGATGGATCGAACGCGCCACGAGTTCCTTTCCCGTCCCGCTTTCCCCCTGGATCAGAACGGTCGCATCGCTGGGCGCGACCTTGGCGATCGTTTTGAACACCTCGACCATCGCGGGGCTCGATCCAATGATTTCCCCTTGCAGGTCGCGGTTTTGTGCCTTCTCCCGCAGGTCCTTGTTCTCATGGAGCAATTTCGCGTACTGCAGAGACTGGCGCACCTTCAGGCGCATCTGCTCCAGACGGAAGGGCTTGGAGATGTAATCATAGGCGCCGGCCGACATCGCGTCGACTACGGTCTCCATCGAAGCAAAGCCGGTCATCACGATGAGCACCGTCTCGGGCCGAAGCGCCTTGAAAGTGCGCAGCACCTGCAGCCCGTCGATTTTGCGCATGCGCAAATCCGTGATGACGACATCGAATTCCTGCTCATGAGCAAGACGGGCTGCTTCCTCGCCGCTGCCGGCGAGGGTGACCCGGTATCCTTCCCTGGTCATCGCTTCGCCCAGGGAGGAGAGCGAGGCGGAATCATCATCGACGATCAAGATCCTGCCGGTCGAGGTCATCTCGGCGTTCACGTCGTGCTCACCTCTTCAGGGATAATTTCATTGGCCGTCAAGGACGGGAAGCGAATCGTGAAGGTCGTGCCCACACCCGGTGTGCTCTCCAGCGAGATTGTACCTCCGTGCTGGCGCACGATACGGGCAGCGATGCTGAGGCCGAGGCCCGTGCCGCGCCGAAAGTCCTTGGTGGAAAAGAACGGTTCGAAAATCCGCTGCTGCTCTTCGGGGGCGATTCCCACCCCATTATCTGAAACGGAAACAGCAGCCAGTTCCCGGCCCCGCTCGTCGGTCTCCACCCTGGTTTCAACTCTCACGGTGCCGCCGTGCGGCAGCGCATCGGCAGCATTGTTGAGCAGGTTGAGGAAAACCTGCTGAAGCTGCTGCGCGTCGGCCTCGATCTCGGGCAGGGAGGGTTCGAGCTGCGTTTCGATAAGGATCTGATGGCGTTCGAAATGCTGACCCAGGAAGAGCAGGAGTTGCCTGAGGATGCTGTTAAGCTGGACCCTGCCGTGAGCCTTGACGGCCGCACGCGTTTCCGAAAGCAGCTCCTCGACGAATCCTGTGATGCGGCCGATCTGCTGCTGAACAAGCTGAATGCGGTGTCGCGCCTCCCCGCTGCAGCTGGATTCCTCGGCCATCAACTCCAGGTGAGTGGAAATGGCGCTCAAAGGCGAGCCGACCTCGTGGGCGAACGCGGCGGCCATCTGGCCCGCGATCGCCATGCGCTCGTAGCGGGTCAGGCGGCGCTGTGTCTCGAGCAGATCCTGGTTGACCTGGCCCAACTGAATGTTGGCCGAGGACAGCTCCTGCGTCGCCTCGCGCACCTTTGCCTGCAGTTGCGCGTTGAAATTCTTTTGCTCCTCGAGCAATTGGTCCCGCTCCCGTGAGGCCCGTTCGATCTCGCCCATGGTTTCGTTGAAGAGCTGGGCGATGGCGCCGAGCTCGTCGTGCCGGTCCACGGGGGCGCGCTTGGCCAGATCGCCCTGCCTTGCCTGCGCCATGGCGTGCCCCAGCCTCCAGATACGCCCCGTCAGGACGCGGGTGAAAAGGAAATGAAGCAGCAGCACCAACACGGCGATCGAACTGGGAATCAGGTATAAATTGATCTGGTCATGAACCTTGGCCACCAGATCCGACTCACTCAACGAGCTGACCACGCTCACGCAGCCGATGACCGTGCGGGTCCTGTTGGCGAACGGAACAATCTCCTTCCAGACTCGTTCCCGGTCCTGAAACTGTGTAAACTCGAGCGGAATTGCCCGGCGGACCGAATTCATTTCGTCGACGCTTATCGGTTGAGTGATGGAATTCGACGTCGTCACAATGCGAGTGAGGGTGTCGCCGGCCAGGCGGAAGACGTCGATCCGCGAGATATAAAAGTTGGTTTCGACTATCTGCCCAAGCCAGATGTGCAGCAATTCGGGACTGGTAGCGGGATCCAGCCTGGCCAGATCGTCGGCCAACTGGCCGGCGATGGTGGTTGTTTTGTTTTTGACGTCCTGATCCAGCATGCTCGTAGTGACGC includes:
- a CDS encoding sigma-54 dependent transcriptional regulator, yielding MNAEMTSTGRILIVDDDSASLSSLGEAMTREGYRVTLAGSGEEAARLAHEQEFDVVITDLRMRKIDGLQVLRTFKALRPETVLIVMTGFASMETVVDAMSAGAYDYISKPFRLEQMRLKVRQSLQYAKLLHENKDLREKAQNRDLQGEIIGSSPAMVEVFKTIAKVAPSDATVLIQGESGTGKELVARSIHRLGHRKEKPFQAVNCASVAETLLESELFGHVKGSFTGATASKPGIFEVADRGTVFLDEIGDTTPAMQSKLLRVLESGEIMPVGSTTAAHVDVRIIAATHRDLTDLVERKEFREDLYYRLKVVTIELPALRNRMSDLPLLFDFFLKKYSARQGKTLAVHPEVLSYLEGYSWPGNVRQLENVVERAVALNTSGVFALEDLPEEIQVSKTKPPQAREGAWPTLAEMEDRYIQEVIEATNGNISRAAEILGIDRRTLYRRIERTIEP
- a CDS encoding DegQ family serine endoprotease; amino-acid sequence: MFTVRKIFQGKKIVQPGFGRGFGLGLAMVLLILGGALGFRAAYEMGASSSASGAAVTSANNPVELSKGFEGVAKEVEGAVVNINTEQIIHNASSAMSDPFQQFFGGQDPFGFFNRQMPRDLKQKSLGSGFVVDSNGYILTNHHVVEHASSIKVKLDDGRVLGAKVVGTDPQTDIAVLKINGSGFSTLKLGNSDQIQVGDWVLAFGSPFGLQKTMTAGIISAKGRVIGAGPYDNFLQTDAAINPGNSGGPLVNLNGEVVGINTMIASDNGGFQGIGFAIPVSMATKVYSQIVKNGKVTRGYLGVTIQSMTPELAKSFNLSPDKGALVAEVVNNGPAAKAGVRPGDVILEYNGKQIHSSNDLSLAVAETKVGDSASLKLLRDGKEMSLEVMVGERPADVAESFPASSAQEHGKLGVTVENITPEAARQMHLSSTTGALVTEVRPGSPAEEAGLQAGDVIRGINQMTVNNASELVAATRNLKSGDTVRLRLVRNGQSLFLAFELS
- a CDS encoding MFS transporter, with protein sequence MKRSPLAIIFLTVFVDLVGFGIVLPLLPYYAESFGASPFTIGLLSASYSLMQFLFTPIWGRLSDRYGRRPLIMISLAGSCGGFLIFGLAGTLPALFIGRMVAGIAGAIIPTTQAYIADLTPPEGRAKGMGLIGAAFGLGFILGPAIGGLLAPYGYNKPVLLASALAGLNLVFAYFKLPESLTEVARGRAQSRRFNLKTLAEALAHPQIAPLLAMYLVVIFAFSNMEATFGLLNEHRYGLTARETGYLFAFIGILMSVMQGVLVGRLVRRLGERRLIVLGTFTMIFGLGLMPFSPNMTAYCLILTAVSFGAGINNPSITGLLSRSCNIDEQGGIMGIAQSMASLGRILGPLWGGYAFKAFGIVSPFVTAGLFMGLAFLLSLVTLRNSVGSGQ
- a CDS encoding tetratricopeptide repeat protein, whose amino-acid sequence is MEEKEYLAIAQDLFKEAYEYQMEGEFETAIELYRRSILAFPTAEAHTFLAWTYSEQGKLDDAIAECKNAIQIDPDFGNPYNDIGAYLIEKSEHEEAIPWLQKAIRAKRYENPHDAHCNLGRSYIALEMFNKAREEFEAACKLKPDHEPAREGLLFLKMLIQ
- a CDS encoding HAD-IA family hydrolase encodes the protein MTDVADVVFFDAAGTLFKVKGSVGEVYSRIAGNYGVTAAPAAVEAAFRAAFHAKSLQGLSPGQNGIRAEKAWWMDIVRQVFASRMSPEVLSEYFEELFAAFRSARAWTLYDDTRTCLERLRSRGYRLAVISNFDSRLFDILANLEIDSFFEQVVLSWHVAAAKPDPAIFRGALDAMNAAAPRALHVGDSLHEDVAGAIAAGMPVALLDRDGRHHNWSAGPRLENLHELLKLLRRE
- a CDS encoding HAMP domain-containing protein; its protein translation is MKRIQEKTRNLFDIHSISFRLYLIIIPTTILAIMLISYVDNRVTTSMLDQDVKNKTTTIAGQLADDLARLDPATSPELLHIWLGQIVETNFYISRIDVFRLAGDTLTRIVTTSNSITQPISVDEMNSVRRAIPLEFTQFQDRERVWKEIVPFANRTRTVIGCVSVVSSLSESDLVAKVHDQINLYLIPSSIAVLVLLLHFLFTRVLTGRIWRLGHAMAQARQGDLAKRAPVDRHDELGAIAQLFNETMGEIERASRERDQLLEEQKNFNAQLQAKVREATQELSSANIQLGQVNQDLLETQRRLTRYERMAIAGQMAAAFAHEVGSPLSAISTHLELMAEESSCSGEARHRIQLVQQQIGRITGFVEELLSETRAAVKAHGRVQLNSILRQLLLFLGQHFERHQILIETQLEPSLPEIEADAQQLQQVFLNLLNNAADALPHGGTVRVETRVETDERGRELAAVSVSDNGVGIAPEEQQRIFEPFFSTKDFRRGTGLGLSIAARIVRQHGGTISLESTPGVGTTFTIRFPSLTANEIIPEEVSTT